The proteins below come from a single Fibrobacterota bacterium genomic window:
- a CDS encoding (d)CMP kinase, giving the protein MQNPPPNHYIVAIDGVSGSGKSSTARTVAQRLGILHLDTGAMYRAVTYLCLERGLKPSQVSEINDWVTGLDWRADASGNLTVDGRDLSQEIRTAPVNAAVSDYARIPAIRETLVPVQRRIGMRQSAVVEGRDMATVVFPDARFKFFLSASPEVRAKRRVLELQTLGHPADYHDVLKNLSERDEKDSGRAHSPLTKAWDAEEIDTSGLTFEGQVAIIVDRIRKALAPAA; this is encoded by the coding sequence ATGCAAAATCCTCCCCCGAATCATTACATCGTCGCCATTGATGGCGTCAGCGGTTCCGGCAAAAGCAGCACCGCGCGGACCGTCGCCCAACGTCTGGGAATCCTCCATCTGGATACCGGGGCCATGTACCGGGCCGTGACCTACCTCTGCCTGGAGCGGGGATTGAAGCCGTCGCAGGTATCCGAAATAAACGACTGGGTGACGGGGCTGGATTGGCGCGCGGATGCCTCCGGAAACCTTACGGTTGACGGCCGCGACCTAAGCCAGGAAATCCGCACCGCACCGGTCAACGCGGCTGTTTCGGATTATGCCCGCATCCCCGCCATAAGGGAAACCCTGGTACCCGTACAGCGCCGCATCGGAATGCGCCAGAGCGCCGTGGTCGAAGGGCGCGACATGGCCACCGTGGTTTTCCCGGATGCCCGCTTCAAATTCTTCCTTTCCGCCAGCCCGGAAGTGCGCGCAAAACGCCGGGTGCTGGAGTTGCAAACCCTTGGCCACCCGGCCGATTACCACGATGTCCTCAAAAATCTTTCCGAGCGCGACGAGAAGGATTCGGGCCGGGCGCATAGCCCCTTGACCAAGGCTTGGGATGCCGAGGAAATCGATACCTCCGGGTTAACCTTCGAAGGCCAGGTTGCCATCATCGTCGACCGCATCCGCAAGGCCTTGGCCCCCGCGGCCTAG
- a CDS encoding right-handed parallel beta-helix repeat-containing protein, translating into MVGRYGSGSKPRVAANGTAPSAVYLLNQAFCEIQDLEITNTGATPADRRGIWIAGRDFGTIRHIYIRNCDVHDVNGDVKWVGGDVADNLPNVTFEAGWDASKRTGGIVFETLQPGANPVKTRFEDILVEGCSIRDCSFGGIITKQWDGALHWAIRNSASDTVWFPHTQVVLRHNFLSQLNTTLGCNTIYLTGVRNGFVDGNVCAGAGTSAIEINLSDSIVVQNNETYGTVRKANGADYNGIDADRGTTRITIQYNYMHDNGDGLLLCQFPFGDCVVRYNILQNNSRYQIYLHSDSKAVAGVYNNVLYNDKNSPKTAYGYGDFLAASYTLKNNIFMSTQANADLTTGGGIVYDNNAYFGSSVTVPAGDARAIHADPKFTDPGRGGNGNANGPAFASLDGYHLQAGSPCINKGLVIAGNGGRDFWSGALYSGNPDVGAHEFGATVGLNGPVIRESSETRTKPGPGGNGRGHYRVNGSLISGERNGVRLLDATRISIP; encoded by the coding sequence GTGGTGGGCCGGTATGGTAGCGGATCTAAGCCGCGCGTCGCGGCGAACGGCACGGCCCCGAGCGCGGTCTATTTGCTGAACCAAGCCTTTTGTGAAATACAAGATCTGGAAATCACCAATACCGGCGCGACGCCGGCGGATCGGCGCGGAATTTGGATAGCCGGGCGCGACTTCGGGACGATTCGCCATATTTACATCCGCAACTGCGACGTGCACGATGTCAACGGCGACGTGAAGTGGGTCGGCGGCGACGTGGCCGACAATCTGCCGAACGTGACCTTCGAAGCCGGATGGGATGCCTCGAAGCGCACGGGCGGCATCGTCTTCGAAACCTTGCAGCCGGGAGCGAATCCGGTGAAGACGCGCTTCGAAGATATCCTCGTCGAAGGATGCAGCATTCGCGATTGCTCTTTCGGGGGCATCATCACCAAGCAGTGGGACGGCGCCCTACATTGGGCCATCCGCAATTCGGCCTCGGATACCGTCTGGTTCCCGCATACCCAAGTGGTATTGCGCCATAATTTCCTGAGCCAGCTGAATACCACCTTGGGATGCAACACGATTTACCTGACCGGCGTCCGCAACGGCTTTGTCGATGGCAATGTCTGCGCGGGGGCGGGCACCAGCGCCATCGAGATTAATCTCTCCGATAGCATCGTCGTCCAGAACAATGAAACATATGGAACGGTGCGCAAGGCCAACGGCGCCGATTACAACGGCATCGACGCCGATAGGGGAACCACCCGCATCACCATCCAATACAATTACATGCATGACAACGGCGATGGCCTGCTGCTTTGCCAGTTTCCCTTCGGCGATTGCGTGGTCCGTTATAATATCCTGCAGAACAATTCGCGCTACCAAATCTATCTGCACTCCGACTCAAAGGCGGTGGCGGGCGTCTACAACAACGTGCTTTATAATGACAAGAACAGCCCCAAAACCGCGTATGGTTATGGCGATTTCCTGGCGGCCTCTTATACCCTTAAGAACAATATTTTCATGTCGACCCAAGCGAATGCCGACTTGACCACGGGCGGGGGCATCGTCTACGACAACAATGCCTATTTCGGATCCTCGGTCACGGTTCCGGCCGGGGATGCCCGCGCCATCCATGCCGATCCGAAATTCACGGATCCGGGGCGCGGAGGCAATGGCAACGCCAATGGTCCGGCTTTCGCATCGCTTGACGGCTACCATCTACAAGCCGGTTCGCCTTGCATCAACAAGGGATTGGTGATCGCCGGAAACGGGGGCCGTGATTTTTGGTCAGGCGCCTTGTATTCCGGAAACCCCGACGTCGGGGCGCATGAATTCGGCGCCACGGTCGGTTTGAATGGCCCAGTCATTCGCGAGTCCTCGGAGACCAGAACCAAGCCAGGCCCGGGGGGGAATGGTCGCGGTCATTATCGCGTCAATGGGAGCCTGATTTCCGGGGAAAGGAATGGGGTGAGGCTTCTCGATGCGACCAGGATTTCTATTCCCTAG
- the lnt gene encoding apolipoprotein N-acyltransferase — translation MPWHWLAIIQSVSWLGVFGLSAAVIASNCLAWTAWEARGPRRWIFAAAAVAIPVFFQWQGMRSLAIPDSAEVPVLDIALAQPSIEQTKKWDEKYFQDVMKKTWTTLSGDPVDSSRLAGADLVVLAETAVPDFLRSRPDVYEEFQQLAHRTGADVLVGALDFEPDEKPWRKYIFYNSAFLFPGDPGRKTVRQYSKLRLVPFSERLPYDDIFPIINYVNLGEGDFSPGKDYEIWDRRVKYAPSICYEIIYPDFARGARRRGADFFVNITNDGWFGVSNAPYMHANISRFRAIEAGAPIARCSNAGISVFYDYKGRVLGKTKLNEVTLLRRKLPINTRITPYLRYGDHVEDFLAWFFVLGFTACFGLAWQQNRKIKSVT, via the coding sequence ATCCCCTGGCATTGGCTGGCGATCATCCAATCGGTTTCCTGGCTGGGGGTTTTCGGGCTCTCGGCCGCGGTGATCGCATCCAATTGCCTGGCCTGGACGGCATGGGAAGCGCGCGGGCCGCGGCGCTGGATTTTCGCCGCCGCCGCCGTCGCCATCCCCGTCTTCTTCCAATGGCAGGGAATGCGCTCTTTGGCGATTCCCGATTCCGCCGAGGTGCCGGTGCTGGATATCGCCTTGGCGCAGCCTTCCATCGAGCAGACCAAGAAGTGGGACGAAAAATATTTCCAAGACGTAATGAAGAAGACGTGGACCACGCTATCGGGCGATCCGGTGGATTCTTCGCGTCTGGCGGGCGCCGATCTGGTCGTGCTCGCCGAGACCGCGGTTCCGGATTTCCTGCGTAGCCGGCCCGATGTGTACGAAGAGTTCCAGCAATTGGCCCATCGCACCGGGGCCGACGTGCTGGTGGGCGCCTTGGACTTCGAACCCGACGAGAAGCCCTGGCGCAAATACATCTTCTACAATTCCGCCTTCCTCTTCCCGGGCGATCCCGGCCGCAAAACCGTACGGCAATATTCCAAACTGCGCCTGGTTCCCTTCAGCGAGCGATTGCCCTACGACGATATCTTCCCCATCATCAATTACGTGAATCTGGGCGAAGGCGACTTCTCCCCCGGCAAGGATTACGAGATCTGGGATCGCCGGGTGAAATACGCGCCTTCCATCTGCTACGAGATCATCTATCCGGACTTCGCCCGGGGCGCGCGACGGCGGGGGGCGGATTTCTTCGTGAACATCACCAACGACGGATGGTTCGGCGTCAGCAATGCGCCTTATATGCACGCCAACATCTCGCGTTTCCGCGCCATCGAGGCCGGCGCGCCCATCGCGCGCTGCTCCAACGCCGGCATCAGCGTGTTCTACGACTACAAGGGCCGGGTGCTGGGGAAAACCAAATTGAACGAGGTCACCTTGCTCCGGCGCAAGCTACCCATCAATACGCGGATCACGCCGTATTTGCGCTACGGCGATCACGTCGAGGATTTCCTGGCTTGGTTCTTCGTGCTGGGTTTCACGGCCTGTTTCGGGCTGGCGTGGCAGCAGAACCGGAAAATCAAGTCCGTTACCTAA
- a CDS encoding histone deacetylase: MPSGLVFPEAFLDHVIDPGHPESPGRLRAVAERIRLSGLGSHFARIEPVADPYPAIAAVHSQAHIRGVRSLAVTGDTAARAAAGALAAVDAVCRGELRNAFCAVRPPGHHAHDGGDEEGFCYYNNVAIAARHAQAAHGLARICIIDWDYHHGNATEEFFYKDPSVLFFSTHRWDAYPGTGDPARKGSGAGLGYTLNVDLGAGATDKAMLDAWDRKFLAKAEAFRPELILISAGFDSRKDDWLGDFRIGDDTFRRLTRLAMGLADLSAQGRVVSLLEGGYNPSGLADAVAAHMETLLAD; this comes from the coding sequence ATGCCCTCCGGACTCGTCTTCCCCGAAGCCTTCCTCGACCACGTGATCGATCCCGGGCATCCCGAATCGCCCGGGCGCCTGCGCGCGGTCGCCGAACGCATCCGCCTTTCCGGCCTGGGCTCGCACTTCGCCCGCATCGAACCCGTCGCCGACCCTTATCCCGCCATTGCCGCGGTCCATTCCCAAGCCCATATCCGAGGGGTCCGCTCCCTGGCCGTCACCGGGGATACCGCCGCGCGCGCGGCGGCCGGGGCCTTGGCCGCCGTAGACGCTGTCTGCCGCGGGGAATTGCGGAACGCCTTCTGCGCGGTAAGGCCGCCCGGGCATCATGCCCATGACGGCGGCGATGAAGAGGGCTTCTGCTATTACAACAACGTGGCCATCGCGGCCCGGCATGCGCAAGCGGCCCATGGCCTCGCGCGCATCTGCATCATCGATTGGGACTACCATCATGGCAATGCCACGGAGGAGTTCTTCTACAAGGATCCGTCGGTGCTGTTCTTCTCGACCCATCGCTGGGATGCTTATCCCGGGACGGGAGACCCGGCGCGCAAAGGATCCGGCGCGGGCTTGGGCTATACCCTGAACGTCGACCTGGGCGCGGGAGCGACGGACAAGGCCATGTTGGACGCATGGGACCGCAAGTTCCTGGCGAAGGCCGAGGCCTTCCGGCCCGAGTTGATCCTGATCTCGGCCGGCTTCGATAGCCGCAAGGACGATTGGCTGGGGGATTTCCGCATCGGCGACGATACCTTCCGGCGTCTTACGCGGCTCGCCATGGGATTGGCCGATCTTTCCGCCCAGGGCCGCGTGGTGTCGCTGCTGGAAGGGGGATACAATCCGTCCGGCCTGGCCGACGCGGTGGCAGCCCATATGGAGACGCTGCTCGCGGATTGA
- a CDS encoding rhomboid family intramembrane serine protease: MYFPVRTEGHEPKVRPGLIGILALMVLIQLFAWRNKVKYASASDLLRFGPLSSCAKSSPLYRILSAGEALGIVERPGGVQPVIADERARPARADGEEGASASAEDQGILRLPGMDIARSPGTGGPGRQGNVGATWDGGGGTDVVAARLGEMRRVSLVYRLGLTPAHPNPFNFITSLFTHASWVHLAFTLWFMWLAGEAMERHWGTGGFVGIFLACGIVGGAAFMAFSALKGGVPGFALVGPAGALAGIMSAYATTHRHEVIIIRDTGITDPSALRVSIAKFSVIWVIAEVLSQLLMPGRGHGIAIIASVAGGLAGWVFARSVPGSNPPFRVEAPAASVDPDTDWVQFPPASASSYAAPSQSAHASRRRASRDFDIVMESLAQSHQALRAGDTTSAGAHLYDALETALQPGSTDPMARENALTALMSMPPTVPLPPGALHAWATRLDALGQALWAARLHGLAAVDHSHSE; the protein is encoded by the coding sequence ATGTACTTCCCCGTCCGGACAGAAGGGCACGAGCCCAAGGTGCGCCCAGGGCTGATCGGGATTCTGGCGCTGATGGTGCTGATCCAGCTTTTCGCCTGGCGGAATAAGGTGAAGTACGCCTCAGCATCGGACCTGCTCCGCTTCGGTCCGCTCTCATCCTGCGCCAAATCCAGTCCGCTCTATCGCATCCTTTCCGCGGGCGAAGCTCTCGGTATAGTCGAGCGCCCGGGCGGCGTACAACCGGTCATCGCCGATGAGAGGGCCCGGCCCGCCAGGGCGGATGGGGAGGAGGGCGCGTCCGCCTCCGCGGAGGATCAGGGTATCCTGCGGCTTCCGGGCATGGACATCGCGCGTTCGCCGGGAACGGGCGGGCCGGGAAGGCAGGGTAACGTGGGCGCTACCTGGGACGGCGGCGGCGGAACGGATGTCGTGGCTGCCCGGCTCGGGGAGATGCGGCGGGTTTCCCTCGTATACCGATTGGGATTAACGCCCGCCCATCCCAACCCATTCAATTTCATCACTTCGCTTTTTACCCATGCGAGTTGGGTCCATCTGGCGTTCACGCTATGGTTCATGTGGCTGGCGGGGGAGGCGATGGAGCGGCACTGGGGGACCGGCGGTTTCGTGGGCATCTTCCTGGCCTGCGGCATCGTCGGAGGCGCGGCTTTCATGGCCTTCAGCGCGCTTAAGGGCGGCGTTCCCGGCTTCGCCTTAGTGGGACCGGCAGGCGCGCTCGCGGGAATCATGTCCGCTTACGCGACCACCCATCGCCATGAAGTTATTATAATCCGCGATACGGGGATCACGGACCCATCGGCGTTGCGCGTCTCCATCGCCAAGTTCTCCGTCATCTGGGTGATTGCCGAGGTCTTGAGCCAATTGTTGATGCCCGGCCGCGGGCATGGTATCGCCATCATCGCCAGCGTGGCCGGCGGATTGGCCGGCTGGGTCTTCGCCCGGTCCGTTCCCGGCAGCAACCCCCCGTTCCGGGTCGAGGCGCCCGCCGCATCTGTCGATCCCGATACCGATTGGGTCCAGTTCCCACCTGCATCCGCGTCATCCTATGCGGCCCCGTCCCAATCCGCTCACGCATCCCGCCGGCGCGCCTCCCGAGACTTCGACATCGTGATGGAGAGCCTCGCGCAAAGCCATCAGGCCTTACGCGCCGGCGATACGACCTCGGCCGGCGCTCATCTTTACGACGCCTTGGAAACCGCCCTCCAACCCGGCAGCACGGATCCCATGGCCCGCGAGAACGCCCTCACCGCGCTTATGTCCATGCCGCCCACGGTGCCCCTGCCCCCTGGCGCCCTCCATGCCTGGGCCACGCGACTGGACGCCCTCGGCCAAGCGCTCTGGGCGGCCCGCCTTCATGGATTGGCAGCCGTGGACCATTCTCATAGTGAGTGA
- the rsmI gene encoding 16S rRNA (cytidine(1402)-2'-O)-methyltransferase, which yields MSRDTDASGEDSVAESREEGVTETAPEYEKPDPFSAPEPGLYLVATPIGNLEDMTFRAVRILKSSDLILAEDTRHSRILLQHYGIARPVESYNDFNKEKRTPAFLERLKGGERLALICDAGTPGIADPAFNLVKAALAEGIRVYPIPGPCAMIAALTASGLPTDRFAFENFPPKKSAARLRKLEELKARWGSEEQHAPTLAFYVSPHNIRQFLEEIAEVFGPEHPVVIARELTKKFEEFRSGTATELREWYRERSPRGEYVLLLHPQGKG from the coding sequence ATGTCCCGCGATACAGATGCGTCCGGAGAAGATTCCGTAGCAGAGTCCCGAGAAGAAGGCGTTACGGAAACGGCGCCGGAATACGAAAAACCCGATCCGTTTTCCGCTCCCGAGCCCGGCCTTTACCTGGTGGCCACGCCCATCGGCAACCTCGAGGATATGACCTTCCGCGCGGTGCGCATCCTGAAATCCTCCGACCTGATCCTTGCCGAGGACACGCGTCATTCCCGCATCTTGCTGCAGCATTACGGCATCGCAAGGCCCGTGGAGAGCTATAACGATTTCAACAAGGAGAAACGCACGCCCGCCTTCCTGGAGCGCCTCAAGGGCGGGGAACGTTTGGCGCTCATTTGCGACGCAGGCACGCCCGGCATCGCCGATCCCGCTTTCAACCTGGTGAAGGCGGCCCTGGCGGAAGGCATACGCGTGTACCCAATACCAGGGCCCTGCGCCATGATAGCCGCCTTGACCGCTTCCGGCCTGCCTACCGATCGCTTCGCCTTCGAGAACTTCCCGCCCAAGAAATCGGCCGCGCGCCTCCGTAAGCTGGAAGAGCTGAAAGCCCGCTGGGGATCCGAGGAGCAGCATGCGCCGACCTTGGCCTTTTACGTCTCCCCGCACAACATCCGCCAATTCCTTGAAGAGATCGCGGAAGTGTTCGGCCCTGAGCATCCGGTCGTGATCGCTCGCGAGCTGACCAAGAAGTTCGAGGAGTTCCGCTCCGGTACGGCGACGGAATTGCGCGAATGGTACCGGGAGCGCTCGCCGCGGGGCGAGTACGTTTTGCTTTTGCATCCGCAAGGCAAAGGCTGA
- the rpsA gene encoding 30S ribosomal protein S1 has protein sequence MSVKMLYGTEEDLKDFNNDVDSKTPVAPSKEILAQYESTLTGYAEGSIVKGTVVRITDTDVFVDIHFKSEGIISKQEFKDDTELAVGRVIDVYLEQVENGEGQIILSKQRADFMRVWERIREAFEKEEIVTGTITRRIKGGVVVDLFGIEAFLPGSQIDLRQVPDLDALIGQKMDFKVIKVNKIRRNIVVSRRVVLEQERSKMRDEIIDTLEKGQVREGVVKNITDFGAFIDLGGVDGLLHITDMSWGRVNHPSEVVSLGDRVKVVVLDFNEKKERISLGMKQLTKHPWEDVAAKYPEGTKVKGKVVSITDYGVFVELDQGVEGLIHISEMSWTQHIKHPSQLLNQGDEVEAIVLKLDAENEKISLGLKQATPDPWTSIEDEIPVGSKVTGEIRNLAAFGAFIEIKEGVDGLIHVSDMSWTKKINHPSEVLKKGDKVECIVMAIDKEKRRISLSMKHLQDDPWDTLAEKFPVGKEVQGTISRLLERGVIVELEGGVEGFIPTSKLTTETLRSPADAFKPGDVVPAAVIEVEPSSRKLTLSVTDYFKNKEDAEWKSYLAAHKPNQATLGDVMPKLESE, from the coding sequence ATGTCAGTCAAAATGCTTTACGGCACCGAAGAGGATTTGAAAGACTTCAATAATGACGTCGATTCGAAGACTCCCGTCGCCCCGAGTAAGGAAATCCTCGCCCAATACGAATCCACCCTCACCGGCTACGCCGAAGGCAGCATCGTAAAAGGCACCGTCGTCCGCATCACGGATACCGACGTGTTCGTGGACATCCATTTCAAGTCCGAAGGCATCATCTCCAAGCAGGAGTTCAAGGACGACACCGAGCTCGCCGTAGGCCGCGTCATCGACGTGTACCTCGAGCAGGTGGAGAACGGCGAAGGCCAAATCATCCTCTCCAAGCAGCGCGCCGACTTCATGCGCGTGTGGGAACGCATCCGTGAGGCTTTTGAAAAGGAAGAGATCGTCACCGGCACCATCACCCGGCGCATCAAGGGCGGCGTGGTCGTGGACCTGTTCGGCATCGAAGCCTTCCTGCCCGGTTCGCAGATCGATCTGCGCCAAGTCCCGGATCTGGACGCCCTCATCGGCCAGAAGATGGACTTCAAGGTCATCAAGGTCAACAAGATCCGCCGCAACATCGTGGTCTCGCGCCGCGTGGTCCTGGAGCAAGAGCGCTCCAAGATGCGCGACGAAATCATCGACACCCTCGAGAAGGGCCAGGTCCGCGAGGGCGTGGTCAAGAACATCACCGACTTCGGCGCCTTCATCGATTTGGGCGGCGTGGATGGTCTGTTGCATATCACCGACATGAGCTGGGGCCGAGTGAACCATCCTTCCGAGGTGGTTTCGTTGGGCGACCGCGTGAAGGTGGTCGTGCTCGACTTCAACGAGAAGAAGGAGCGCATCAGCCTCGGCATGAAGCAGCTCACCAAGCATCCGTGGGAAGACGTGGCCGCCAAGTACCCAGAGGGCACCAAGGTCAAGGGCAAGGTCGTGTCGATCACCGACTACGGCGTGTTCGTGGAATTGGACCAGGGCGTGGAAGGCCTCATCCACATCTCCGAGATGTCCTGGACCCAGCACATCAAGCATCCCTCGCAGCTCTTGAACCAGGGCGACGAAGTGGAAGCCATCGTGCTTAAGCTGGACGCCGAGAACGAGAAGATCAGCCTCGGCCTCAAGCAAGCGACTCCCGATCCGTGGACCAGCATCGAGGATGAGATTCCCGTTGGTTCCAAGGTGACCGGCGAGATCCGCAACCTGGCCGCCTTCGGCGCCTTCATCGAGATCAAGGAAGGCGTGGATGGCCTCATCCACGTATCCGACATGTCGTGGACCAAGAAGATCAACCACCCCTCGGAAGTCCTGAAAAAGGGCGACAAGGTGGAGTGCATCGTGATGGCCATCGACAAGGAAAAGCGCCGCATCAGCCTGTCCATGAAGCATCTGCAGGACGATCCGTGGGACACCCTCGCGGAGAAGTTCCCGGTGGGCAAGGAAGTCCAAGGCACCATCTCCCGTCTGCTGGAACGCGGCGTGATCGTGGAGCTGGAAGGCGGCGTGGAAGGGTTCATCCCGACCTCGAAGCTGACCACGGAAACCCTCCGCAGCCCCGCCGACGCCTTCAAGCCGGGCGACGTGGTCCCGGCGGCCGTGATCGAAGTGGAACCGTCCTCGCGCAAGCTCACCCTTAGCGTGACGGACTACTTCAAGAACAAGGAAGATGCCGAATGGAAGTCCTACCTGGCGGCCCACAAGCCGAACCAGGCGACCCTGGGCGACGTCATGCCGAAGCTCGAGAGCGAGTAA
- a CDS encoding carboxypeptidase regulatory-like domain-containing protein, translating into MRALVFGLLTFVLVGASFGQPLNIRGRVVDAKGVPVPDAVVELKVRGTATKTAADGSFILDANAALGPGGEGPFEYRLDAGFLVLAIRSPLELRMEVIDGRGRSLGGLARRLEAGRHRIALAEAMPAPGRSVGLYFLRLSLGGQSFIHAFFHSGSGTSGTVFAPAYPSSAAKRAVAVDSLRIRKDGYRESVREIASYTAGDLGDLILSALPDDGSVCAKQHAEHTADGIDVVVCDALFDAPPRVHLPTTSAPTAYVARTADGFVTVSGETYPFATGGSSDPEIRRHASALYEIKLQNGKVESFRPAILFAESLFLAPLKGQAFEGLISQRTNGKYGIPTLPVRVQVLAERFLGGTSNASAFELKVAISNLAGAVAASDGKCMPALSSYGSQAPFDAGSEVLLAVGRVPSMHAFGDDEFVFELYVAGVQSGNIMAREWFFTPLDLVKNTLAISGTYTGVGHGAPGTIPLLDLHLATGGGGACNPQ; encoded by the coding sequence TTGCGCGCATTGGTATTCGGCTTACTGACATTCGTTCTCGTAGGGGCATCGTTCGGGCAGCCGCTGAACATCAGGGGCCGTGTCGTGGATGCGAAAGGCGTCCCCGTTCCCGATGCGGTGGTGGAATTGAAGGTGCGCGGGACCGCCACGAAAACCGCCGCGGACGGGTCGTTCATCCTGGATGCCAATGCAGCGCTGGGTCCCGGCGGCGAAGGCCCTTTCGAGTATCGCTTGGATGCCGGTTTCCTGGTGCTCGCCATCCGTTCCCCTTTGGAGCTTCGGATGGAAGTGATCGACGGGCGAGGCCGTTCCCTGGGCGGACTTGCCCGTCGCTTGGAAGCGGGACGTCACCGGATCGCCCTGGCGGAAGCCATGCCCGCTCCGGGCCGGAGCGTAGGCTTGTATTTCCTGAGATTGAGCTTGGGCGGCCAAAGCTTCATCCATGCTTTTTTCCATTCGGGAAGCGGAACTTCCGGAACGGTTTTCGCGCCTGCTTATCCGAGCTCCGCCGCGAAGCGTGCCGTGGCGGTCGATTCCTTACGGATCCGCAAGGACGGATACCGGGAGTCCGTTCGGGAGATCGCGAGTTATACGGCCGGCGATTTGGGCGATCTGATCTTGTCCGCGCTACCGGATGACGGCAGCGTCTGCGCCAAGCAGCATGCGGAACATACCGCCGACGGGATCGATGTCGTGGTCTGCGATGCGCTCTTCGATGCGCCTCCGCGCGTGCATCTGCCAACGACCTCAGCCCCAACCGCCTATGTCGCGAGGACCGCCGATGGATTCGTCACCGTCTCTGGGGAGACCTATCCCTTTGCGACGGGCGGTTCATCGGATCCCGAGATTAGACGGCATGCGTCCGCCCTATATGAAATCAAGCTCCAGAACGGAAAGGTCGAAAGTTTCCGGCCCGCCATCCTATTCGCCGAATCGCTTTTCCTCGCGCCTCTCAAGGGCCAGGCGTTCGAGGGCCTTATCTCCCAGCGGACGAATGGGAAATATGGCATACCTACCCTGCCGGTCAGGGTGCAAGTTCTCGCCGAAAGGTTCCTAGGGGGAACCAGCAACGCCTCCGCGTTCGAGCTGAAGGTCGCCATCTCCAATCTCGCGGGCGCGGTCGCCGCCTCCGATGGCAAATGCATGCCGGCCCTTTCGAGCTACGGCTCCCAGGCCCCATTCGATGCCGGAAGCGAAGTCCTCCTCGCGGTCGGGCGGGTACCCTCGATGCACGCGTTCGGAGACGATGAGTTCGTGTTCGAACTCTATGTGGCTGGCGTCCAATCCGGAAACATAATGGCGCGGGAGTGGTTTTTCACCCCGCTCGATTTGGTCAAGAATACCCTGGCCATTTCGGGCACCTATACCGGGGTGGGCCACGGCGCGCCGGGTACCATCCCGCTGCTCGACCTCCACTTGGCGACGGGCGGTGGCGGGGCCTGTAATCCGCAGTAA
- a CDS encoding carboxypeptidase regulatory-like domain-containing protein, protein MRIVPISRILLITFGLPVFAMTAHARQQRLFAASDTTAMVRGTVSDDAGLPLAGVKVVATAKVFKEDPPREILGQDSVFTSDSGKYVFPALDLNTVYSNGSNTNYYLTFSKPGYRQGYSNSYDLPPLNPGDTDTFDIHLAKVLDLTVIVKKAGAPESSAAGASVVLSPYPAGARPNYRYGFVPASGIVSFVDVDGGDKTLTVALDGYKPMVLLKSISELKSGDSVQVLLEKSNPDSVRTLIVKLQGLGYYGSSDTMIFSSADYLHMNLLAIADSDVITFRNIPDSCSSGTLTAGTYTDTTTLSGPVTQKKFWFYNRTSIPISRAPGIRKKSEIPGPVPFFFDGKSGRSYNILGRPRAPSSKPVEKEIVPVDNSQTR, encoded by the coding sequence ATGAGAATCGTCCCAATCTCAAGAATACTTCTGATCACGTTCGGACTCCCGGTTTTTGCGATGACTGCCCATGCCCGGCAACAAAGGCTTTTCGCCGCATCCGATACCACGGCCATGGTCCGGGGAACCGTTTCGGACGATGCCGGCCTGCCCTTGGCCGGGGTGAAGGTCGTGGCAACGGCGAAAGTCTTCAAGGAAGATCCGCCGCGGGAAATATTAGGCCAAGACTCGGTTTTCACTTCGGACTCCGGTAAGTACGTTTTCCCGGCCTTGGATTTGAACACCGTTTACTCGAATGGATCGAATACCAATTATTACCTGACCTTCTCCAAACCCGGCTATCGACAAGGGTACTCCAATAGTTATGACCTCCCGCCCTTAAATCCCGGGGATACGGACACCTTTGATATCCATCTCGCCAAGGTGCTTGACCTGACGGTCATCGTGAAAAAGGCGGGAGCGCCGGAATCCTCGGCGGCCGGGGCCAGCGTTGTCTTAAGCCCTTACCCCGCAGGTGCGAGGCCTAATTATAGGTATGGTTTCGTCCCGGCGAGCGGGATAGTTTCCTTCGTGGATGTCGACGGCGGCGATAAAACCCTCACGGTTGCCTTGGACGGATATAAACCGATGGTGCTTTTGAAATCGATAAGTGAACTTAAATCCGGAGATTCGGTCCAAGTTCTCCTGGAGAAGTCCAACCCCGATTCTGTACGGACCCTGATCGTGAAGCTTCAGGGTCTGGGTTACTACGGCTCGAGTGATACAATGATTTTTTCCAGCGCCGATTACCTGCATATGAATCTTCTCGCCATCGCCGATAGCGACGTGATCACGTTCCGTAATATTCCCGATTCCTGTTCTTCAGGTACTCTGACCGCGGGAACTTATACTGACACGACTACGTTATCCGGCCCCGTCACTCAAAAGAAGTTCTGGTTTTATAACCGAACGTCCATCCCGATAAGCCGAGCACCCGGAATCAGAAAAAAGAGCGAAATCCCGGGACCCGTTCCATTTTTCTTCGACGGGAAATCAGGGAGATCCTACAATATCCTCGGCAGGCCCCGCGCCCCTTCGTCCAAACCGGTGGAAAAAGAGATTGTCCCTGTAGACAATTCCCAAACCCGCTAG